CACCAATGACTCTGGCATCGTCTCACGCACGCGACGAATGAAGATTTCATTGATGCTCGGAATCTGCTCGCGGAAAGCATGGATTTCTACCTGCCCAATAAGGTAGCGCAGCAAGTCGTTGGGCGTCACGCCTTCGTGCAGCCGAATACGGTCGTAGAAGTAGCCGTTTTCGCGCTCCTTGTGCTCCAGCACCTCAAAGTCGGGGTGAATAACCATCAAGCGGCCTTTGCCCTCTACTTCGAAAGTATTCGTCTTGAACGTATCCTTAATCTTGCCCACAGGACCATCTAGTACCTTGCGTGAGCGGTTAATTAAGGCAATAGAATCGCACATTTCCTCCACCGATTCCATGCGGTGAGTGGAGAAAATGATGGTAGCGCCCTTTTCGCGCAGCTCCAGAATCTCGTCCTTAATTAGGTTGGCATTGATTGGGTCGAAACCGGAAAACGGCTCGTCGAGGATAATCAGGCTAGGCTCGTGCAGCACTGTGGCAATAAACTGCACCTTCTGCTGCATGCCTTTTGATAAATCCTCCACGTTTTTGCCTACCCAAGTACGCAGGTCAAAGCGGTCAATCCAGGCTTTAATCCGCTGGGTAGCATCAGCTTTGCTCAGCCCTTTTAGCTGGGCCAGATATAGCAGCTGCTCCCCTATCTTCATCTTCTTATACAGCCCGCGCTCCTCTGGCAGATAGCCGATTTGGGCAATATGGCTGGGATTTAGCCGCTCGCCCCGGAACCGGATTTCGCCCGAATCAGCGCCCGTAATCTGAGTGATGATGCGAATAAGAGAGGTCTTGCCCGCTCCGTTTGGGCCCAGCAAACCGAAGATGCTGCGCTCAGGAATATCGAGGCTGACGCCGTTCAGGGCTACGTGCGCATCGTAGGCTTTGTGCACGTCAATTGCTTGTAGAATGTTGCTCACGGCTGGTAGTAAGGTTTTTCGACGTTAAATGTATTCATTTATAGATATACTACTGTTCTGTTGCTGAGCTGGGGGGCAAATTCTTACTCAGCCTGCAACTCATGCAGGTATCCTTCGAGTCGGTCGAGGTGCTGACCGTAGAGCTTGTGCAAGTACCATTTGGTGAACTTGATCATCAACCAATACAGAATGGCGCCCGCGAGAAACATGATCACCATCATCGATCCGATGCCCCAGACTAGCTTTCCACCATCGTATTTCAACGTAAGCCGAAATGCCTGATAAGAGGTAGTGGCTATAAGGGCAGCGATGGTAACCCAGAGCGAAAGGCGGAGATAGATGGCAAGCAGACCACGCAAACCCGTAATTAACGTCTGCAAATGCCCTCGTACGTCCTTATCAACATGATCCATCCGGCGCAGCAGTTTGAACTTGCGGTAATAGTAATAGAGAAAGGCCACCGACAGCAACTCGAAGGTCAGCAGATAGCCCTTGATGAACTGGTTGTCGAAATAGTCGATACCAAATGGCAAGGCAATGATTACATACATGATAGACCCGACTTCCCACCAAGCGTTGCGGCGCAGCCGCGTCACTTCGCTGTCTGATTTACGCGCTACTATGCGCGCCACGCTCTGCTCGCTGAGCGGCGCTGGCTCCGCGGTAGTCTGGCGGTTCCACATCTGACGGAGTTCATTTAATTCCATTGCTCTGAGCGACTGAAAATCTTGCGTAGTTTTTCTTGGATGCGGTGCATTTTGACGCGCACGTTATTCTGCGTAATCCCGAGAATGTCGGCCATTTCCTCATAAGTGTGCTCTTCTAGGTATAGCAGCACAAAAGCCTTTTCCACTTCCGACAGCCGCTCAATAGCACTGTAAAGCGCGGCAGTTTCCGCTGAATCGGTGCCGAGGTCGGGTGCCTGGACTACTTCTAATATCTGCGGGTTGAGGCGGTCGGGAGCCGGTTTGCGGGTGCGCTGGCGCAAATCCGACACGGCCACGTTTAGCCCAATGCGATACATCCAAGTGCTGATTTTTGCCCCCCGCGGCTCGTAGCGCGGGTAGGCTCGCCATAGTTGCAGTACGATTTCCTGAAACAGATCCTGCTGGTCATCGGCGTCGGGGCAATACAGCCGACAGATTCGCCGGAGCATTGCCTGATGCGCATTGATGAGCGTCAGAAATTCAGCAGTATTGGGATCGGGAGCCAAGAGCGAGGAAACAGCCAAGATACACTACATATATCGCGGCTATTATCGACGAATTACAGCGCCCGCGAAAAATATTTCGCGGCTTCAAAACCATCCTCTTTTTTGTTGCTTTTATCAAAGCGCAGAGTGTTACCCTGGCTTTCCTCAACTAAAAAAGCCCACCAGAAAATATCTGGGGGCTTTTTTACAAATAACTTAACTCTGCAAAAGCGAGCTTACGCCGTGCTTATTGGAAGTACTCCTTCACTTTCTCGAAGAAGCCTTTCTCATTCTTGCCCGGATTGGGCGTAAAGTTTTGCGAGTCGCGCAGCTTCTCCAGCAGCTCACGCTCCTGGCTGTTCACCACCTTGGGCGTCCACACGTTGATGTGAATCAACTGGTCGCCGCGACCGTAGCCGTTCAGGTCCTTAATACCTTTGCCACGCAAACGCAGGATCTTGCCGGGCTGAGTGCCAGGATCAACCTTGATTTTGACTTTGCCTTCAATGGTCGGAACCTCAATGCTCGCACCCAAAGCCGCATCCACGAACGAGATGTACTGGTCGAACATAATGTTGTTGCCATCACGCTTTAGCAATTCGTGCGGCTCCTCCTCAATCTGAATGAGTAAGTCGCCGGGCACACCGCCGCGCTCAGGGTAGTTGCCTTTGCCGTTCATGCTCAACTGCATACCCTCCGCTACGCCAGCCGGAATGTTGATCGGAATGATTTCTTCCTGCAACTGCCGACCATCGCCGTGGCACACGTCACACTTACTGGTTACTACTTTACCTTCCCCATTACAGGTAGGGCAAGTAGAGCTGCTTACCATTTGTCCCAGCATCGTGTTCACCACACGCTTCACCTGACCTTGACCGTGGCAAGTACCGCAGTCCTTTAGGTCGGTGCCGTTTTTGGCGCCCGTACCCGAGCAGGTGTTGCACGCTACGTAGCGTTTCACCTTGATTTTCTTTTCGATGCCGTTGGCAACTTCCTCCAGATCCAGCTTCAGCTTGATGCGCAGGTTGGAGCCTTTCTTCATGCGGCGTCCGCCACCAGAGCGGCCACCACCAAAGAAACCCTCGAAGCCGCCGCCACCAAAGATGTCG
The window above is part of the Hymenobacter radiodurans genome. Proteins encoded here:
- a CDS encoding ABC transporter ATP-binding protein, coding for MSNILQAIDVHKAYDAHVALNGVSLDIPERSIFGLLGPNGAGKTSLIRIITQITGADSGEIRFRGERLNPSHIAQIGYLPEERGLYKKMKIGEQLLYLAQLKGLSKADATQRIKAWIDRFDLRTWVGKNVEDLSKGMQQKVQFIATVLHEPSLIILDEPFSGFDPINANLIKDEILELREKGATIIFSTHRMESVEEMCDSIALINRSRKVLDGPVGKIKDTFKTNTFEVEGKGRLMVIHPDFEVLEHKERENGYFYDRIRLHEGVTPNDLLRYLIGQVEIHAFREQIPSINEIFIRRVRETMPESLVEENV
- a CDS encoding RNA polymerase sigma factor, translating into MAVSSLLAPDPNTAEFLTLINAHQAMLRRICRLYCPDADDQQDLFQEIVLQLWRAYPRYEPRGAKISTWMYRIGLNVAVSDLRQRTRKPAPDRLNPQILEVVQAPDLGTDSAETAALYSAIERLSEVEKAFVLLYLEEHTYEEMADILGITQNNVRVKMHRIQEKLRKIFSRSEQWN
- the dnaJ gene encoding molecular chaperone DnaJ, which codes for MAQKRDYYEVLDVAKTATGDEIKKAYRKVAIKFHPDKNPDDPTAEDKFKEAAEAYEVLSDEQKRARYDRFGHQGVGGNGSGPNMEDIFSQFGDIFGGGGFEGFFGGGRSGGGRRMKKGSNLRIKLKLDLEEVANGIEKKIKVKRYVACNTCSGTGAKNGTDLKDCGTCHGQGQVKRVVNTMLGQMVSSSTCPTCNGEGKVVTSKCDVCHGDGRQLQEEIIPINIPAGVAEGMQLSMNGKGNYPERGGVPGDLLIQIEEEPHELLKRDGNNIMFDQYISFVDAALGASIEVPTIEGKVKIKVDPGTQPGKILRLRGKGIKDLNGYGRGDQLIHINVWTPKVVNSQERELLEKLRDSQNFTPNPGKNEKGFFEKVKEYFQ